The following are encoded in a window of Mycobacterium vicinigordonae genomic DNA:
- a CDS encoding NUDIX hydrolase, with translation MTEPHVPLPPRPAATVMLIRDAPGGLNIFLMRRHSQMEFAPGVIVFPGGGVDDRDRNADLVELGAWAGPPPQWWAQRFGIEAGLAEALVCAAARETFEESGVLFAGPADQAVSAANSIVGDASVYREARHALADRTLSFADFLRTEKLVLRSDLLRPWANWVTPEAEPTRRYDTYFFVGALPDGQRADGENTESDRAGWESPRNAVDDFEAGRNVLLPPTWTQLDSLAGRTVADVLAVERQIVTVQPLLEKRGDNWVFEFFDSDRYHAAREKGGSMQWPLGMPK, from the coding sequence ATGACCGAACCCCACGTGCCGCTCCCCCCGCGCCCGGCAGCGACCGTGATGCTGATCCGCGACGCGCCCGGGGGACTGAACATCTTCCTGATGCGCCGCCACTCGCAGATGGAGTTCGCGCCCGGCGTCATCGTGTTTCCCGGCGGCGGTGTCGACGACCGCGACCGCAACGCCGACTTGGTCGAACTGGGGGCGTGGGCCGGTCCGCCGCCGCAGTGGTGGGCGCAACGATTCGGGATCGAAGCCGGCCTGGCCGAGGCGCTGGTGTGCGCCGCCGCCCGGGAGACCTTCGAGGAATCCGGTGTGCTGTTCGCCGGACCCGCCGACCAGGCCGTGTCGGCAGCGAACAGTATCGTCGGGGACGCCTCGGTATACCGGGAGGCGCGTCACGCGCTGGCCGACCGTACCCTGTCCTTCGCCGACTTCCTCCGCACCGAGAAGCTGGTGCTGCGCTCGGACTTGCTGCGCCCGTGGGCGAACTGGGTCACCCCTGAAGCCGAGCCGACCCGGCGCTACGACACCTATTTCTTCGTCGGCGCCCTCCCGGATGGCCAGCGCGCCGACGGCGAGAACACCGAGTCCGACCGGGCCGGATGGGAGTCGCCGCGCAACGCCGTCGATGACTTCGAGGCGGGCCGCAATGTGCTCCTCCCGCCGACCTGGACGCAGCTCGACTCGCTGGCCGGGCGAACGGTGGCAGACGTGCTAGCCGTCGAGCGCCAAATCGTAACCGTGCAACCGCTGCTGGAGAAGCGGGGCGACAACTGGGT
- a CDS encoding ABC transporter ATP-binding protein, with protein MPETGPETDAEQADPDLLIDFRNVALRRGGRTLVGPLDWAVELDERWVIIGPNGAGKTSLLRIAAATEHPSSGIAFVLGERLGRVDVSELRARIGLSSSALAQRIPSDEVVRDLVVSAGYSVLGRWRERYEDVDYRRALDMLESLGAEHLADRSYGTLSEGERKRVLIARALMTDPELLLLDEPAAGLDLGGREELVARLADLAADPDAPALVLVTHHVEEVPPGFSHCLLLSEAQVVASGLLPDVLTAENLSAAFGQRIALDVVDGRYFARRVRTRAAHRRQS; from the coding sequence GTGCCCGAAACCGGCCCCGAAACCGATGCCGAACAGGCCGACCCCGACCTGCTGATCGACTTCAGAAACGTCGCGCTGCGCCGCGGTGGGCGCACTCTGGTCGGCCCCCTCGACTGGGCCGTCGAACTCGATGAACGCTGGGTGATCATCGGCCCCAACGGCGCCGGCAAGACGTCGTTGCTGCGCATCGCGGCCGCGACCGAACACCCGTCCAGCGGCATAGCGTTCGTCCTGGGGGAGCGGCTGGGCCGCGTGGACGTCAGCGAACTGCGTGCGCGAATCGGCCTGAGTTCCTCGGCTTTGGCGCAGCGCATCCCCAGCGACGAGGTGGTGCGCGACCTCGTCGTCTCGGCCGGCTATTCGGTCCTGGGCCGCTGGCGCGAGCGCTACGAAGACGTCGACTACCGGCGGGCACTGGACATGCTGGAGAGCCTGGGCGCCGAGCACCTGGCCGACCGCAGCTACGGGACGCTATCCGAAGGCGAGCGAAAGCGGGTGCTGATCGCCCGCGCGCTGATGACCGACCCGGAACTGCTGCTCCTCGACGAGCCCGCCGCCGGGTTGGACCTGGGCGGTCGCGAAGAGTTAGTGGCCCGGCTTGCCGATCTGGCCGCCGACCCCGACGCTCCCGCGCTGGTGCTGGTCACCCATCACGTGGAAGAGGTGCCCCCCGGGTTCAGCCACTGCTTACTGCTTTCCGAAGCCCAGGTCGTCGCGTCCGGCCTGTTGCCCGATGTGCTGACCGCGGAGAATCTCTCCGCGGCGTTCGGCCAGCGGATCGCACTGGATGTGGTCGATGGACGCTACTTCGCCCGCCGGGTGCGTACCCGGGCAGCTCACCGGAGGCAGTCATGA
- a CDS encoding NADH-quinone oxidoreductase subunit C: protein MVPPKILCRSVSADELAGAVGELLGDGFRLALVAAHDDDDALRIVYLLLAGQPDRRVELTLTTRSGNPSVPSIAHLSIPAGRFEREMMDLYGVVPQGHPQPRRLVSHAHWPSGWYPMRRGAERPPEFATVSGFPFVTVDGPGVYEIPVGPVHAGLIEPGHFRFSVIGESVLRLKARLWFVHRGIEKLFEGRQSADALPLAERISGDTSAAHALAYSLAVEEALGIEVAEPVHVLRALVIELERLYNHATDLGALANDVGFALANAHAQRVRELVLRINHRLTGHRLLRSAIRPGGVVLQQLPDPFELQAVGTDVAEIAALTLGNSVIYDRFADTAVLHGEHARALGCLGYVARASGICSDARRDHPTTTLPVAVAANTDGDVLARYTIRRDEFAASVALACALIERHAGALRHTAPLPVVAGRRRGVGIVEGWRGTIVHRVEIDDGVITRCKVVDPSWFNWPALPVAMADTIVPDFPLANKSFNLSYAGNDL, encoded by the coding sequence ATAGTGCCGCCGAAAATATTGTGCCGCAGCGTATCCGCCGACGAGCTTGCGGGCGCAGTGGGGGAGCTGCTGGGTGACGGTTTTCGGCTGGCGCTGGTAGCTGCCCACGATGATGACGATGCGTTGCGCATCGTGTACCTGCTGCTGGCCGGGCAACCGGACCGTCGCGTCGAACTCACCCTGACCACCCGCTCCGGGAACCCATCGGTGCCCTCAATCGCGCACCTGTCCATCCCTGCCGGTCGCTTCGAACGAGAGATGATGGATCTCTACGGTGTTGTGCCACAAGGACATCCCCAGCCTCGGAGGTTGGTGAGCCATGCGCACTGGCCGTCGGGATGGTACCCGATGCGTCGCGGCGCCGAACGGCCACCGGAGTTTGCCACCGTGAGCGGGTTTCCATTCGTGACGGTCGACGGACCCGGGGTTTATGAGATCCCGGTGGGGCCGGTGCATGCCGGCCTGATCGAACCAGGGCACTTCCGTTTCTCGGTGATCGGCGAATCCGTGTTGCGGCTCAAAGCGCGGCTGTGGTTCGTGCACCGGGGCATCGAGAAGCTCTTCGAGGGCCGGCAGTCCGCCGATGCTCTCCCGTTGGCCGAGCGCATCAGCGGCGACACCTCGGCTGCGCACGCGCTGGCCTACAGCCTGGCCGTGGAGGAGGCGCTGGGCATCGAGGTCGCTGAACCGGTGCACGTCCTGCGCGCCCTAGTGATCGAACTGGAACGGCTCTACAACCACGCTACCGATTTGGGCGCGCTGGCCAACGATGTCGGCTTCGCGTTGGCCAACGCACATGCCCAGCGGGTGCGCGAACTGGTGCTGCGAATCAACCACCGCCTCACCGGCCATCGCCTGCTCCGCTCCGCGATCCGTCCTGGAGGCGTTGTCCTGCAACAGCTTCCGGATCCTTTTGAGTTGCAGGCGGTGGGGACCGACGTGGCCGAGATCGCCGCGCTGACGTTGGGCAACTCGGTGATCTACGACCGTTTCGCCGATACCGCCGTGCTTCACGGCGAGCATGCCCGTGCGCTGGGTTGCCTTGGCTACGTGGCCCGCGCTAGCGGCATCTGCAGCGACGCCCGGCGGGACCATCCGACCACCACACTGCCGGTTGCCGTGGCCGCCAATACCGACGGCGACGTGCTGGCCCGCTACACGATCCGGCGCGACGAGTTCGCCGCATCCGTTGCGCTGGCTTGCGCCCTGATCGAGCGTCATGCTGGCGCGCTGCGCCACACAGCACCGCTACCGGTGGTTGCCGGCCGGCGCCGCGGAGTGGGGATTGTCGAAGGGTGGCGCGGCACCATCGTGCACCGCGTCGAGATCGACGACGGCGTGATCACCCGCTGCAAGGTGGTCGACCCGTCGTGGTTCAACTGGCCCGCGCTGCCGGTCGCGATGGCCGACACGATCGTCCCGGACTTCCCGCTGGCCAACAAGAGCTTCAACCTGTCCTATGCCGGCAACGATCTATAG